A genome region from Glutamicibacter arilaitensis Re117 includes the following:
- a CDS encoding ISL3-like element ISAar15 family transposase — MIKDTGRIDAASILLNLTDYRVITVTQELAGRQVLVEPIETEAACPSCGVLTTRIQARPVHQVKDLPAGGDDLQVLVRKRRMACQEPACERRSFVQTTEQLPFRARITTRLSQRLVDEMSCELRAVSRVAAAHGVSWPTVMARLTTVGELVGNVDRMFIRRLGIDEHRFRKVRYALGRTGKVVRIEPWSIVFTDLDTGKILDIVDGRRGTAVKKWLKNRPRYWRQRVQYVAIDMSAEFRKAVRENLPKAKVSVDHFHVIARANLMITQVRRRRSHEVHERRGRATDPAYKYRKLLTCNLENLSIKQVERLKLILESDPELGVIYGIKEHVRQLLKTADIHEFQSRWAVLEKSVKATKMTEAKTLFRTLTAWRRELLVFVRTRLTNARSEAANLTAKNLKRIGRGYRNHGHYRLRILLYTAGLRPC, encoded by the coding sequence GTGATCAAGGATACCGGCCGAATCGATGCTGCGTCGATTCTGTTGAACCTCACCGACTACCGCGTCATCACCGTGACTCAGGAACTTGCCGGACGGCAGGTACTTGTTGAGCCCATCGAAACCGAAGCCGCTTGCCCCTCCTGCGGGGTACTGACTACCCGAATCCAAGCAAGGCCGGTGCACCAGGTCAAGGACCTGCCCGCCGGCGGTGACGACCTGCAGGTGTTGGTACGCAAACGCCGCATGGCCTGCCAAGAACCTGCCTGCGAACGCCGTTCGTTCGTGCAAACCACCGAGCAACTGCCCTTCCGCGCACGGATCACCACCAGGCTCTCCCAACGGCTCGTGGACGAGATGAGCTGCGAACTGCGAGCCGTGTCCCGGGTCGCCGCAGCGCATGGGGTGTCATGGCCAACGGTCATGGCCCGACTGACCACCGTCGGTGAACTCGTCGGGAATGTGGACCGGATGTTCATCCGGCGCCTGGGCATCGATGAGCACCGGTTCCGCAAAGTCCGCTACGCCCTTGGCCGGACCGGGAAAGTCGTTCGGATTGAGCCGTGGTCCATCGTCTTCACCGATCTGGACACCGGAAAGATCCTGGATATCGTGGACGGACGCCGCGGAACAGCGGTAAAGAAGTGGTTGAAGAACCGGCCACGGTATTGGCGCCAACGGGTGCAGTACGTCGCGATCGACATGTCTGCCGAGTTCCGCAAAGCGGTGCGTGAGAATCTGCCCAAGGCGAAGGTCAGCGTGGACCATTTCCACGTGATCGCCCGGGCGAATCTGATGATCACCCAGGTCCGCCGCCGCCGTTCCCACGAAGTGCACGAACGCCGTGGCAGGGCCACGGATCCGGCCTACAAGTACCGGAAGCTACTAACCTGCAACTTAGAGAACCTGTCGATCAAGCAGGTGGAACGGCTGAAGCTGATCCTTGAATCAGACCCGGAACTCGGAGTGATCTATGGAATCAAGGAACACGTGCGGCAACTGCTGAAAACCGCTGATATCCATGAATTCCAGTCCCGGTGGGCGGTGCTGGAGAAATCAGTGAAGGCCACAAAAATGACCGAGGCGAAAACATTGTTCCGCACGTTGACCGCCTGGCGGCGGGAGCTGCTGGTGTTCGTACGAACGAGGTTGACCAACGCCCGGAGCGAGGCGGCGAACCTGACGGCGAAGAACCTGAAACGCATCGGTCGAGGCTATCGGAATCATGGTCATTATCGGCTTCGGATATTGTTGTACACGGCGGGCCTACGGCCGTGCTGA
- a CDS encoding IS110-like element ISAar16 family transposase: protein MTILPQTVAKTYSYIIGVDTHARKHVYSIITYTGEHVETRDFPATSSSIKRAIAWVGRRTGADASTLWIIEGTASYGAVVTGAVTDAGYTVAEAPSGYQKAGRGVGKTDPLDAQRMAAAALPIEVQKLRVPRLNDGARAALRVLVTARDMLAVERTKYVNALTALLRVTSLGIDARKPLSSTQFLEVAGWRSREETIESQVARAEAVRLARRVGELDTHIKENTTQMTELVKLSEGKELLELTGIGPVVAAVCVAAWSHQGRLRSEAAFASLAGVNPIPASSGNTVRHRLNRRGDRRLNKALHTAAMVRMTHDEETRAYVVKRTAEGKTLKEIRRCIKRFLARRIYKILESAEVLPLTA, encoded by the coding sequence ATGACTATCCTCCCGCAGACCGTTGCCAAGACCTACTCCTATATCATCGGAGTGGATACCCACGCCCGTAAGCATGTCTATTCCATCATCACCTATACCGGCGAACACGTGGAAACCAGGGATTTTCCCGCCACCAGTTCCAGCATCAAACGCGCTATCGCTTGGGTCGGCAGGCGCACCGGAGCCGATGCCAGCACCCTGTGGATAATTGAAGGGACAGCCTCCTACGGTGCCGTAGTCACCGGTGCGGTCACCGATGCCGGCTACACGGTCGCCGAAGCACCTAGCGGCTACCAGAAAGCCGGGCGCGGCGTGGGTAAGACTGATCCGTTGGATGCCCAGCGCATGGCTGCCGCCGCGCTACCCATCGAGGTGCAGAAGCTGCGTGTTCCGCGACTCAATGACGGTGCCCGCGCTGCTTTGCGCGTGCTGGTGACGGCCCGTGACATGCTGGCTGTGGAGCGTACGAAATACGTCAACGCGCTCACCGCACTGCTGCGTGTGACCTCGCTTGGCATCGATGCCCGCAAACCCTTGAGCAGCACTCAGTTCCTCGAGGTAGCGGGGTGGCGGAGCCGGGAGGAAACCATCGAATCGCAGGTTGCCCGTGCCGAAGCCGTGCGGTTGGCCCGACGCGTCGGTGAACTGGACACGCATATCAAGGAAAACACGACTCAGATGACTGAGCTGGTCAAGCTCAGCGAAGGCAAGGAACTACTTGAGCTCACCGGTATCGGTCCGGTGGTGGCGGCGGTCTGCGTGGCCGCGTGGTCCCATCAGGGCAGGTTGCGTTCGGAGGCTGCATTCGCTTCTCTTGCGGGCGTGAATCCCATCCCTGCATCTTCAGGGAACACGGTGCGCCACCGGCTCAATCGTCGAGGTGACCGGCGGTTGAACAAGGCCCTGCATACCGCTGCGATGGTACGGATGACCCATGACGAGGAGACCCGGGCCTACGTGGTCAAACGCACGGCGGAAGGCAAGACGTTGAAAGAGATCCGTAGATGCATCAAGCGGTTTTTGGCACGCCGAATATACAAGATTCTGGAATCTGCGGAAGTGCTACCGCTGACGGCTTGA
- a CDS encoding YcaO-like family protein → MGFKVEMCVLKSVENLEFKAWRAHLVGDDSEILEQSGGKGAGDQAEASALFELLEHAAAVGVLPGSGLKRVDYDFSYSSLDDPLVRYAAQSRIANGVSFRRVSSEYGFTQETQIFPAAAVDMSSVDYAGCEKKLSAYSSSSGYAAGTDIRDALLHGINEVIERDATGNALIESCIHKRSFDSYSVVGDSYLDEQKKLIEKALCDHIYLTEIESIGGRTVAAFSERPYLGKRLVGFGTSLNIMYAAERALEEIIQEMSANEKGETVVDDGGNPDFKVLNRFPNLLHAANLDHPFLIHKTSEKDFSSGTSDYSRTDNNLIRQIEGSSGLRV, encoded by the coding sequence ATGGGGTTCAAAGTCGAAATGTGTGTCCTTAAGAGTGTCGAGAATCTTGAGTTTAAAGCATGGCGTGCTCACCTTGTAGGCGACGACTCAGAGATCCTTGAACAGTCGGGTGGCAAGGGTGCTGGGGACCAGGCGGAAGCTAGTGCCTTGTTTGAGCTCCTTGAACATGCGGCAGCGGTAGGAGTGCTACCCGGCAGTGGGTTGAAAAGAGTAGATTACGACTTTAGTTATTCTTCTCTGGACGATCCCCTCGTGAGATATGCTGCTCAGTCCAGGATTGCAAATGGCGTTAGTTTTCGCAGAGTTTCAAGCGAGTATGGTTTTACCCAAGAAACTCAGATATTTCCCGCTGCTGCAGTTGACATGAGTTCAGTGGACTATGCGGGTTGCGAAAAGAAGCTTTCCGCGTATTCGTCGTCATCGGGTTATGCGGCAGGTACAGACATACGCGACGCGCTTCTCCATGGAATTAATGAGGTGATTGAGCGGGATGCCACAGGGAATGCATTAATTGAGTCCTGCATCCATAAACGCAGTTTTGACTCGTATTCAGTAGTCGGTGATTCGTACCTAGACGAACAAAAGAAGCTAATTGAGAAAGCTCTTTGTGATCACATTTATTTGACGGAAATAGAAAGTATTGGGGGACGCACAGTTGCGGCATTTTCTGAACGGCCGTATTTGGGAAAGCGACTCGTTGGTTTTGGAACTAGTCTCAATATAATGTATGCCGCAGAACGCGCGCTTGAGGAGATTATTCAAGAAATGTCGGCAAATGAAAAAGGGGAAACTGTAGTTGATGACGGCGGAAACCCCGATTTCAAAGTACTTAATAGGTTTCCAAATCTTTTACATGCTGCAAATTTGGACCATCCATTTTTGATTCATAAAACGAGCGAGAAAGATTTCTCATCTGGAACCTCCGATTATTCGCGTACGGACAATAATTTAATAAGACAGATTGAAGGCTCTTCAGGATTGAGGGTGTAA
- a CDS encoding ISL3-like element ISAar19 family transposase: MLNPTFTAPDLTTFTNLDGLGLTAIGQHLSAAKAEILCHVTNPIPWCQTCGAAGIPRDTVTRRLAHEPLGWRPTVLVIKHRRYRCANCQRVWREELSQAVAPRQKISRTGLRWALVGLVCHHLSVSRIAEGLGVTWNTANEAVLAEGQRLLIDDPTRFDGVKVLGVDEHVWRHTRTGDKYVTVIVDLTAVRDGTGTARLIDMVPGRSKAVFKTWLADQEEQWKQGIEVVAMDGFTGFKTAAVEELPHAVEVLDPFHVVKLGSEALDQTRQRIQREQHGRRGRKDDPLYKCRRTLTTGLSLATEKQKTKLEDLFKEPEYEPVQLVWSVYQKMVDAYRQPKPEVGRWALEQLINEVGTKVPKGLPELKKLGGTLRRRKTDILAYFDHIGSSNGPTEALNGRLEHLRGIALGFKNLAHYIARSLLETGGFRRRLHPQS, encoded by the coding sequence TTGCTCAATCCTACCTTCACCGCACCAGACCTCACCACTTTCACCAATCTTGACGGCTTGGGACTGACCGCAATCGGGCAACACCTGAGCGCAGCGAAAGCCGAAATCCTCTGCCACGTCACCAACCCGATCCCTTGGTGCCAAACCTGCGGAGCAGCAGGCATTCCACGCGATACCGTCACCCGCCGCCTCGCCCACGAACCATTGGGCTGGCGTCCCACTGTCCTAGTCATCAAACACCGCCGCTACCGTTGCGCCAATTGCCAACGAGTCTGGCGTGAAGAGCTGTCCCAAGCAGTAGCGCCACGCCAGAAAATCAGCAGGACCGGGCTACGCTGGGCGCTGGTTGGACTGGTCTGCCACCACTTGTCAGTCTCCCGAATTGCCGAAGGCCTCGGCGTCACCTGGAATACCGCCAATGAGGCTGTGCTGGCTGAAGGTCAACGCTTACTGATTGATGATCCAACCCGCTTCGACGGGGTCAAAGTGCTGGGAGTCGATGAACATGTTTGGCGGCATACCCGAACCGGCGACAAATACGTCACCGTGATTGTGGACCTCACCGCGGTGCGTGACGGCACCGGTACCGCACGACTGATCGACATGGTCCCTGGAAGATCCAAAGCTGTATTCAAAACCTGGCTGGCTGATCAAGAAGAACAATGGAAACAGGGCATTGAAGTCGTCGCAATGGACGGTTTCACCGGCTTCAAAACAGCTGCCGTCGAGGAGCTACCCCACGCGGTGGAGGTGTTGGATCCATTCCATGTAGTCAAACTAGGTTCCGAGGCGCTGGACCAGACCCGGCAACGGATTCAACGTGAGCAACATGGGCGTCGAGGACGCAAGGATGACCCGCTTTACAAGTGCAGGCGAACGCTGACCACGGGACTATCCTTGGCTACGGAAAAGCAGAAGACCAAGCTTGAAGACCTGTTCAAGGAGCCGGAGTATGAGCCGGTTCAATTGGTCTGGAGCGTGTATCAGAAGATGGTGGATGCCTACCGGCAACCGAAGCCCGAGGTCGGACGGTGGGCCTTGGAGCAACTGATCAACGAAGTTGGCACGAAGGTACCGAAAGGGTTGCCGGAGCTGAAAAAGCTCGGCGGCACCCTGCGCAGGAGGAAGACGGACATTCTCGCGTACTTTGATCATATTGGTAGTTCGAATGGTCCTACCGAGGCTTTGAATGGCAGGTTGGAGCATCTGCGAGGTATCGCGTTGGGGTTCAAGAATCTGGCGCACTATATCGCCCGGTCGTTGTTGGAGACCGGTGGGTTTAGACGGCGTTTACACCCTCAATCCTGA
- a CDS encoding MFS transporter produces MMTSGLLASFLGTQVLDGAVSGMVALGVFPVIWIPLYKTLTEVEDALAVVIAPIIGKKVPGRVLVFAESCDVILSIALLVCILVFPQTMVAALIVYLAFVSILPLLVDLAEEFYLNDLGQVDSTAAIRGNTMIAVGTIICGAVVGKSLGALTATQGIIIGVTVNIVLSICAVVLRTASRSQFEPEHEVENMSHKESLNAALRNHFFPTRAKVLVDGGILSPWVSGVATIASAVTGIYVLLWISGSGQAGPTRLSLLFVLVGSLSAVLPLISGRIMKGPSQRVMRYLRILSVLGILGYGSTLIVALLYSQLGIDRLWAAPGIIVATATGGAITFTVSTLRQMSLERARFKAMIGWVFSIAALCGLAASWVAYALNAVGNPVLVLVLATLSSTCLALIFSAGKLPAKPDEEAETMVDEERSN; encoded by the coding sequence ATGATGACTAGCGGGCTTCTAGCATCATTTTTAGGCACTCAAGTTCTAGATGGGGCCGTTTCTGGAATGGTTGCGCTTGGTGTATTTCCTGTTATTTGGATTCCTTTGTATAAGACGCTTACCGAAGTCGAGGATGCACTAGCCGTGGTCATCGCTCCAATCATTGGGAAAAAAGTCCCTGGGCGAGTGTTAGTGTTTGCCGAAAGTTGTGACGTAATTCTTTCGATTGCGTTATTGGTTTGCATTTTAGTTTTTCCACAGACTATGGTCGCCGCGCTCATTGTGTATCTCGCCTTCGTCTCGATTCTGCCGCTTTTGGTTGACCTGGCTGAAGAATTCTATTTAAACGATCTTGGCCAAGTAGATTCCACTGCCGCCATTCGTGGCAACACGATGATTGCCGTTGGCACTATTATCTGTGGAGCAGTCGTTGGAAAGTCTCTTGGTGCACTAACTGCAACCCAAGGAATTATTATCGGCGTGACTGTCAATATTGTGTTGTCCATCTGTGCCGTGGTCTTACGTACAGCATCTCGTTCCCAATTCGAGCCGGAACATGAAGTAGAAAATATGTCGCACAAGGAATCGTTGAATGCGGCGCTAAGAAATCATTTCTTCCCGACAAGAGCGAAAGTGCTCGTAGACGGTGGAATTCTCTCGCCGTGGGTTTCCGGTGTTGCGACCATCGCGTCCGCCGTTACCGGTATCTATGTCCTACTTTGGATTTCAGGATCAGGGCAGGCGGGTCCGACTCGTTTGAGCCTTCTTTTTGTACTTGTTGGAAGTCTTTCAGCCGTCTTGCCATTGATATCCGGGCGCATTATGAAGGGCCCATCTCAACGTGTGATGAGATATTTGAGAATTTTATCTGTCCTGGGTATTTTGGGTTATGGGAGTACTTTGATCGTGGCTTTGTTGTATTCTCAACTTGGAATCGATCGTTTGTGGGCAGCGCCAGGCATAATAGTTGCTACGGCTACCGGTGGCGCCATCACCTTCACGGTTTCTACGCTGCGTCAAATGTCCCTTGAACGAGCTCGTTTTAAGGCGATGATAGGTTGGGTTTTCTCCATCGCAGCGCTATGTGGTCTTGCTGCTTCCTGGGTGGCCTATGCATTGAATGCAGTCGGTAACCCTGTTTTAGTTCTGGTTCTAGCGACACTGTCATCGACTTGCTTGGCATTGATTTTTAGTGCGGGGAAGCTACCGGCGAAACCTGACGAAGAGGCTGAAACGATGGTCGACGAGGAAAGATCTAATTAG
- a CDS encoding succinate dehydrogenase iron-sulfur subunit, producing the protein MSTELPEPPSKIDLKPGVGGGGEIPSFDITLRVRRYLPEATADAYWEDFKLTMYGTDRVLDALHKVKWEQDGTLSFRRSCAHGVCGSDAMRINGRNRLACKTLLKDLDTTKPITVEAIKGLPLEKDLIVDMEPFFQSYREIMPFLISKGHEPTKERYQSAEDREIFDDTTKCILCAACTSSCPVFWTDGQYFGPAAIVNAHRFIFDSRDDAGDMRLEILNDKEGVWRCRTTFNCTEACPRGIQVTKAIAEVKQAILARTV; encoded by the coding sequence ATGAGCACCGAACTGCCAGAACCACCGTCAAAGATCGACCTGAAGCCAGGCGTTGGCGGCGGCGGAGAAATCCCTAGCTTCGACATCACCCTGCGCGTTCGTCGCTACCTCCCAGAGGCCACCGCGGATGCATACTGGGAAGACTTCAAGCTGACCATGTACGGCACCGACCGTGTGCTGGACGCCCTGCACAAGGTCAAGTGGGAACAGGACGGCACCTTGTCGTTCCGCCGCTCCTGCGCCCACGGTGTTTGCGGTTCCGATGCCATGCGCATCAACGGCCGCAACCGCCTGGCCTGCAAGACCCTGCTCAAGGACCTGGACACCACCAAGCCAATCACCGTTGAAGCCATCAAGGGCCTGCCCCTTGAAAAGGACCTCATCGTTGACATGGAACCGTTCTTCCAGTCCTACCGCGAGATCATGCCATTCCTGATCTCCAAGGGCCACGAGCCAACCAAGGAACGCTACCAGTCCGCTGAAGATCGCGAGATCTTCGACGACACCACCAAGTGCATCCTGTGTGCTGCGTGCACCAGCTCGTGCCCAGTGTTCTGGACCGATGGCCAGTACTTCGGCCCAGCTGCGATCGTGAACGCACACCGCTTCATCTTCGACTCGCGCGATGATGCAGGCGACATGCGCCTGGAGATCCTGAACGACAAGGAAGGCGTGTGGCGCTGCCGCACCACCTTCAACTGCACCGAGGCTTGCCCACGCGGCATCCAGGTGACCAAGGCTATCGCCGAGGTTAAGCAGGCAATCCTGGCGCGCACCGTCTAA
- the sdhA gene encoding succinate dehydrogenase flavoprotein subunit encodes MQVHKYDVVIVGAGGAGMRAAIESGQRARTAVLTKLYPTRSHTGAAQGGMCAALANVEEDNWEWHTFDTIKGGDYLVDQDAAEVMAKEAIDAVLDLEKMGLPFNRTPEGKIDQRRFGGHTRDHGKAAVRRACYAADRTGHMILQTLYQNCVKHNVEFYNEYYVLDLLMVEEDAYREDGTAYKQKRVAGVVSYDLATGELHVFQAKSVIFASGGAGKVFKTTSNAHTLTGDGMSIAFRSGLPLEDMEFFQFHPTGLAGLGILLTEGARGEGAILRNSDGERFMERYAPTIKDLAPRDIVARAMANEVREGRGCGPNKDYVLLDLTHLEPEHIESKLPDITEFARTYLGVEPFTDPVPVYPTAHYAMGGVPTNINTEVLQDNDTVIPGLFAAGEVACVSVHGSNRLGTNSLLDINVFGKRAGVAAAEYSKTADFVELPQNPEAFVTAQIEGVLSGNGTERVSDLRSTLQETMDANVQVFRDERSLKEARDVIEDLRIRYKNISIQDKGKRFNLDLLEAIELGFLLDLAEVITVAALHRKESRGGHYREDFPDRDDENFMKHSMSYRDADAVTEDIKGIRMETKPVVFTRYQPMERKY; translated from the coding sequence ATGCAGGTACATAAGTACGACGTAGTCATCGTCGGTGCCGGCGGCGCAGGCATGCGCGCAGCGATCGAATCCGGTCAGCGCGCACGCACCGCAGTGCTAACCAAGCTTTACCCGACCCGCTCGCACACCGGTGCAGCCCAGGGCGGCATGTGCGCAGCACTTGCCAACGTCGAGGAAGACAACTGGGAATGGCACACCTTCGACACCATCAAGGGTGGCGACTACCTGGTTGACCAGGATGCAGCAGAGGTCATGGCCAAGGAAGCCATCGACGCCGTGCTGGACCTGGAAAAGATGGGCCTCCCATTCAACCGCACCCCAGAGGGCAAGATCGACCAGCGCCGCTTCGGCGGCCACACCCGCGACCACGGCAAGGCCGCCGTACGCCGCGCCTGCTACGCAGCTGACCGTACCGGCCACATGATCTTGCAGACCCTGTACCAAAACTGCGTCAAGCACAACGTCGAGTTCTACAACGAGTACTACGTGCTGGACCTGCTGATGGTCGAAGAGGATGCCTACCGCGAGGACGGCACCGCCTACAAGCAGAAGCGCGTTGCCGGCGTCGTGTCCTACGACCTGGCTACCGGCGAACTGCACGTCTTCCAGGCCAAGTCGGTCATCTTCGCTTCGGGCGGCGCGGGCAAGGTCTTCAAGACCACCTCGAACGCTCACACCCTGACCGGTGACGGCATGTCCATCGCTTTCCGCTCGGGTCTGCCACTGGAAGACATGGAGTTCTTCCAGTTCCACCCAACAGGCCTTGCCGGCCTGGGCATCCTGCTCACCGAGGGTGCACGTGGCGAAGGCGCAATTCTGCGTAACTCGGATGGCGAACGCTTCATGGAGCGCTACGCACCGACCATCAAGGACCTGGCACCACGTGACATCGTGGCCCGCGCCATGGCCAACGAAGTGCGCGAAGGCCGCGGCTGCGGTCCTAACAAGGACTACGTGCTGCTGGATTTGACCCACTTGGAACCAGAGCACATCGAATCCAAGCTGCCTGACATCACCGAATTCGCCCGCACCTACCTGGGTGTCGAGCCATTCACCGATCCAGTGCCTGTGTACCCAACCGCGCACTACGCCATGGGCGGCGTGCCAACCAATATCAACACCGAAGTGCTGCAGGACAATGACACCGTCATTCCTGGCCTGTTCGCTGCCGGCGAGGTTGCTTGTGTATCGGTCCACGGTTCGAACCGCCTGGGCACCAACTCGCTGCTGGACATCAACGTGTTCGGCAAGCGCGCCGGCGTGGCCGCTGCCGAGTACTCCAAGACCGCCGACTTCGTCGAGCTGCCTCAGAACCCGGAAGCATTCGTCACCGCACAGATCGAAGGCGTGCTCTCGGGCAACGGCACCGAGCGCGTCTCGGACCTGCGTTCGACCCTGCAGGAGACCATGGACGCCAACGTCCAGGTATTCCGCGACGAGCGTTCGCTGAAGGAAGCGCGCGACGTGATCGAAGATCTGCGCATCCGCTACAAGAACATCAGCATCCAGGACAAGGGCAAGCGCTTCAACCTGGATCTGCTCGAAGCCATCGAGCTGGGCTTCCTGCTCGACTTGGCCGAGGTCATCACCGTTGCTGCATTGCACCGCAAGGAATCCCGCGGCGGCCACTACCGCGAGGACTTCCCAGACCGCGACGATGAGAACTTCATGAAGCACTCGATGTCCTACCGTGACGCAGACGCTGTCACCGAAGACATCAAGGGCATCCGCATGGAGACCAAGCCTGTGGTCTTTACCCGTTACCAGCCAATGGAGCGTAAGTACTAA
- a CDS encoding succinate dehydrogenase hydrophobic membrane anchor subunit: MSVSIPAPRSQRIDPKYKRGPKSRGSFEMLAWLFMRLSGVVLVILIFGHLFSNLMVGEGISGIGFGFVAGKWASPLWQFWDLAMLWLAMLHGTNGVRTIINDYAEKHATRAWLKGILYVATIFIIVLGSLVIFTFDPCVAGSTLPQC; encoded by the coding sequence ATGAGCGTTTCTATTCCTGCTCCCCGCAGCCAGCGCATTGATCCAAAGTACAAGCGTGGACCGAAGTCCCGCGGCAGCTTCGAGATGCTGGCATGGCTGTTCATGCGCCTCTCCGGCGTAGTACTGGTTATCTTGATCTTCGGCCACCTGTTCTCCAACCTGATGGTCGGCGAAGGCATCTCCGGCATCGGCTTCGGCTTCGTCGCTGGCAAGTGGGCTTCGCCGCTGTGGCAGTTCTGGGACCTGGCCATGCTGTGGCTTGCAATGCTGCACGGCACCAACGGCGTGCGCACCATCATCAACGACTACGCAGAGAAGCACGCAACCCGTGCTTGGCTCAAGGGCATCCTGTACGTCGCAACGATCTTCATCATCGTTCTTGGTTCCCTGGTGATCTTCACCTTCGACCCATGCGTCGCCGGCAGCACCCTGCCGCAGTGCTAA
- the sdhC gene encoding succinate dehydrogenase, cytochrome b556 subunit, with protein sequence MRRCEPWRFSSVSKTSSGTLYRGHEGMWSWVGHRVTGVVIFLYLLVHVLDTAMVRVDAGAYDAIISTYQTPWMALGETGLVAAILFHAFNGLRLILVDFWKQGTKYQRQMLWGVLILWVIVFAGFAIRHLSIAFGGH encoded by the coding sequence ATGCGCCGTTGCGAGCCTTGGAGGTTTAGTTCAGTGTCGAAGACTTCGTCAGGCACCCTATACCGCGGCCATGAAGGCATGTGGTCCTGGGTGGGACACCGAGTCACCGGTGTCGTTATTTTTCTTTATTTGCTGGTGCACGTGCTTGATACGGCCATGGTCCGTGTCGATGCCGGCGCCTACGACGCAATCATTAGCACCTATCAGACCCCGTGGATGGCACTTGGTGAAACCGGTCTGGTTGCAGCAATCCTCTTCCACGCATTCAACGGCCTGCGCTTGATCCTGGTCGACTTCTGGAAGCAGGGCACCAAGTACCAGCGCCAGATGCTCTGGGGCGTTCTGATCCTCTGGGTCATCGTCTTCGCAGGCTTCGCTATCCGTCACCTGTCGATCGCATTCGGAGGCCACTAA
- a CDS encoding mannose-1-phosphate guanylyltransferase, with product MNADLLARFHGVIPAGGVGTRLWPLSRASAPKFLHDLTGSGSTLIRATYDRLVPLAGERIMVVTGRAHRGAVVSQLPELCDEDLVLEPEPRDSAAAIGLAAAILYRRDPSIIMGSFAADQVIEPVEVFQAALSEAIHTAATGKIVTIGIHPTHPSTGFGYIQTGQPLDVPNAPSARGVVQFVEKPDEDTARKYLASGGFLWNAGMFVAPVSLMLQHLEANEPALYAGLMKIADAWETDQRETVMREVWADLPKIAIDYAVAEPAAEAGDVAVIPGVFNWDDVGDFAAIGRLNKASAEEGIINLGGESVRVYADSATGVVYSDRPRVVALVGIEDVVVVDTADALLVTTKEHAQKVKQTVEALKADGATEVL from the coding sequence GTGAATGCAGACCTATTAGCCCGATTCCACGGCGTGATCCCCGCCGGTGGTGTCGGTACCCGATTGTGGCCCCTCTCGCGGGCTTCCGCTCCGAAGTTTTTGCACGATCTGACCGGTTCCGGATCCACGCTGATCCGCGCCACCTATGACCGCCTGGTCCCGCTGGCCGGCGAACGCATCATGGTGGTCACCGGTCGCGCGCACCGCGGAGCCGTAGTGTCCCAGCTGCCCGAGCTGTGCGACGAGGACCTGGTCCTTGAGCCGGAGCCGCGCGATTCGGCCGCCGCGATCGGCCTGGCCGCCGCGATCCTGTACCGCCGCGACCCGAGCATCATCATGGGCTCCTTCGCCGCTGACCAGGTCATCGAGCCGGTCGAGGTGTTCCAGGCCGCGCTGAGCGAAGCGATCCACACCGCTGCGACCGGCAAGATCGTGACCATCGGGATCCATCCCACCCACCCTTCCACCGGATTCGGCTACATCCAGACCGGCCAGCCGCTGGATGTGCCCAATGCCCCTTCGGCCCGCGGGGTGGTGCAGTTCGTGGAGAAGCCCGATGAGGACACCGCGCGCAAGTACCTGGCCTCGGGCGGGTTCCTGTGGAACGCCGGCATGTTCGTGGCACCGGTGAGCCTGATGCTCCAGCACCTGGAAGCCAATGAGCCGGCACTGTACGCCGGCCTGATGAAGATCGCCGATGCCTGGGAAACCGATCAGCGCGAAACCGTGATGCGCGAAGTCTGGGCCGATCTGCCGAAGATCGCCATTGACTATGCGGTGGCCGAGCCGGCTGCTGAAGCTGGAGATGTCGCGGTGATCCCAGGGGTGTTCAACTGGGATGACGTGGGCGACTTCGCCGCGATCGGCCGCTTGAACAAGGCCAGTGCCGAGGAGGGCATCATCAACCTGGGTGGCGAATCGGTGCGCGTGTACGCGGACAGCGCGACCGGCGTGGTCTATTCGGACCGCCCGCGCGTGGTGGCCCTGGTCGGGATCGAGGATGTGGTCGTGGTGGATACCGCCGACGCGTTGCTGGTGACCACCAAGGAGCATGCGCAGAAGGTCAAGCAGACCGTGGAGGCCTTGAAGGCCGACGGCGCTACCGAGGTGCTCTAG